Proteins co-encoded in one Candidatus Poribacteria bacterium genomic window:
- a CDS encoding nucleoside hydrolase — protein MIMTPSNLQAQDTEITPPKKVIFETDMSTDVDDVGALAVLHTLANSGEAEILAISFNEVHPSAANAICAINTWYNRGNIPIGIYKGDLADPDESSYLDTIAKFPHDLPTIPTPSSLELYLQVLGEQPDNSVTIISVGFLNNLYDLLKTDPDLISQKVTELVVMAGLVDDPYNTIRHDLIGKSEYVIHNWPTSLVISHYGASVHTGARLAETPAGNPVREAYYRRFNEQYKGRSSWDQLAVLYGVRGLGDYFTEVTEGSGRLMNGFEWKMKPSFRSYLDPKLSDDEFVRIIEDLMIKPPGK, from the coding sequence ATGATTATGACACCATCCAATTTGCAGGCACAAGATACCGAAATAACGCCCCCCAAAAAGGTAATATTTGAGACGGATATGTCTACCGACGTAGATGATGTCGGTGCACTCGCTGTGCTGCATACCTTAGCAAATAGTGGGGAGGCAGAAATCCTCGCTATTAGTTTCAATGAAGTGCATCCAAGTGCTGCCAATGCTATCTGCGCGATAAATACGTGGTACAACCGGGGCAACATTCCCATCGGTATCTATAAAGGCGATCTCGCTGACCCTGACGAATCCAGTTACCTGGACACCATCGCTAAGTTCCCACACGATCTCCCGACTATTCCAACACCCAGTTCTCTGGAACTTTATCTGCAAGTACTTGGTGAGCAACCCGATAACTCAGTGACAATTATTAGCGTTGGGTTCCTCAACAATCTCTACGATCTCCTGAAAACCGATCCTGACCTCATTTCTCAAAAAGTCACTGAATTGGTAGTGATGGCAGGGCTTGTTGATGATCCTTATAACACGATCCGCCACGATCTGATTGGTAAATCGGAATATGTGATCCACAATTGGCCCACATCTCTCGTTATCAGCCATTATGGAGCGTCTGTACACACGGGGGCGAGACTCGCGGAAACGCCTGCTGGAAATCCTGTGCGGGAGGCGTATTATCGTCGATTCAACGAGCAGTACAAAGGGCGTTCCAGTTGGGACCAACTTGCGGTCTTATACGGTGTGCGTGGTCTCGGTGATTATTTTACTGAGGTTACAGAAGGCAGTGGGAGACTAATGAACGGTTTTGAGTGGAAGATGAAACCCAGTTTCAGGTCTTACTTGGACCCAAAATTGTCGGACGATGAGTTTGTCCGTATTATTGAAGATTTAATGATCAAACCGCCCGGAAAATAA
- a CDS encoding agarase, giving the protein MAGFYTIEKRDGRWWFVTPDSALFWSIGMNHIDSAALRYAASDGVWEREFDNSHEQWLRAVADDLRDWGFNTIGWTQEVVIITEGYHRHSRPFTYEEYQWADMPYCHLLPFTEAHQWQVEVRMPDLMSSDFEEWCDYVARDECVRLRDDPKLIGYFYCDCPQWVHASPATKWRGSLVDPVLLASEAGRRELSAIAERYYRITHDAIRRYDPNHLILGDRWEANAVLPEEVVRAALPYVDVFSFQCFGTVKNIATKMRHWADFADKPVLLADAAGHIRAHGDTRWPPTADRLHDADHYRQVMDALWDIPQCVGYHLCGAYIKNNARKSGFRDHANNQIDETVAGIRAVNTEMQRRHNRIN; this is encoded by the coding sequence ATGGCTGGTTTTTACACAATTGAGAAGCGGGACGGACGTTGGTGGTTCGTCACACCCGATAGCGCGCTGTTCTGGTCCATCGGCATGAACCATATCGACTCAGCTGCGTTGCGGTATGCAGCGTCGGATGGCGTGTGGGAGCGCGAGTTCGACAACAGCCATGAACAGTGGCTACGCGCAGTCGCCGATGATCTACGCGACTGGGGCTTTAATACAATTGGCTGGACTCAGGAAGTCGTAATCATCACCGAAGGCTACCACCGCCATTCGCGCCCGTTCACCTATGAGGAATACCAATGGGCGGACATGCCTTACTGCCACCTGCTACCTTTCACCGAGGCACATCAGTGGCAAGTTGAGGTCCGTATGCCCGACTTGATGAGCTCTGACTTCGAGGAGTGGTGCGACTACGTCGCCCGCGATGAGTGCGTACGCTTGCGCGACGATCCGAAACTGATCGGCTACTTCTACTGCGATTGTCCGCAGTGGGTGCACGCCTCGCCTGCCACGAAGTGGCGTGGATCGTTAGTCGATCCAGTCCTGCTCGCATCAGAGGCGGGCCGCCGCGAACTCTCTGCCATCGCCGAACGCTACTACAGGATCACCCATGACGCTATCCGTCGCTATGACCCGAACCACCTAATCCTCGGTGACCGATGGGAGGCAAATGCAGTGCTACCCGAAGAGGTGGTACGTGCAGCACTGCCCTACGTTGATGTGTTCAGTTTTCAATGTTTTGGCACAGTGAAGAATATCGCTACGAAGATGCGACACTGGGCTGATTTCGCAGACAAACCGGTTCTGCTGGCAGACGCGGCGGGGCATATACGCGCCCACGGTGACACCCGCTGGCCCCCGACAGCGGACCGTTTGCACGATGCAGACCACTATCGCCAAGTGATGGATGCCCTTTGGGATATCCCGCAATGCGTCGGATACCACCTATGTGGTGCCTACATTAAGAACAACGCCCGCAAGTCCGGATTTCGCGACCACGCAAACAATCAGATTGACGAGACGGTGGCTGGTATTCGCGCCGTCAACACCGAAATGCAGCGGAGACACAATCGAATAAATTAA
- a CDS encoding DUF4038 domain-containing protein produces the protein MVERWGIFELTLDGPDTGNSFTEVELTAKFEQSGRTFEPHGFYDGDGIYKIRFMPDSIGEWMYRTKSNRAELNGKTGQFTCIEPSEGNHGPVQVYKDFYLQYADGTPYHQFGTTCYAWAHQGKAMEEQTLETLVEAPFNKMRMCIFPKDYVYNKNEPVHYPFEGKPLKDWDFTRFNPEFWQHFEQRVQDLLDLGIEADIILFHTYDRWDFENMDAESDDRYIRYAVARLAAFRNVWWSLANEFDIMPAKQESDWDRFFQVIRDHDPYQRLRGIHNCRRWYDHNKPWVTHTSIQTSNMTQGINYRTQYGKPVIYDECRYEGDVPQGWGNITAEQMVQNFWAGTVSGCYVGHGETYKHPEDLLWWAKGGVLRGESPSRIAFLKDFMADAPAFDTLEPIGDAAGRYVLAKHGEYYLTYTTDPQTITLDLKGEQPYKVDRIDTWNMKVVPVGTAQPGEYTFAAPNGGSAYRFTPYAPGEKLRPEAKASADVLQGSAPLTVTFSAAGDLAHHWTFGDGTTSTESDPTHVYESLGQYVVTLTVMDPEGDTATTSLAIHVSPEAPADIGTHTEFPGSRDGLVFLWHGTLEDSGDIEPRGDATIGEDGRMNLTGGAFLAEAVNDTLLAACQESNQLTLECLVTTENLNQDGPARIITFSNDITHRNFTFGQDGNRFAVRIRTPRTGSNGLGGEFSFGKIEAGKSTHAIVSYFQGNVYCYINGELVHVSNGTQGDFSNWERYRLLFGDEASGGRNWEGKLSRVAIYSRFVGVEEAAHKFKLVQGE, from the coding sequence ATGGTTGAACGTTGGGGAATATTTGAATTAACCTTGGATGGACCGGACACTGGAAATTCGTTCACTGAAGTCGAATTGACAGCAAAATTTGAGCAAAGTGGTCGGACTTTCGAGCCACACGGTTTCTATGACGGAGACGGAATATACAAAATCCGCTTCATGCCGGATTCAATCGGCGAATGGATGTACAGAACAAAAAGTAACCGCGCCGAACTCAACGGCAAGACCGGGCAGTTTACGTGCATCGAACCCTCTGAAGGAAACCACGGACCCGTGCAGGTCTATAAAGACTTCTACTTGCAATACGCCGATGGAACGCCGTATCACCAATTTGGGACGACCTGTTATGCCTGGGCACATCAAGGCAAGGCAATGGAGGAACAGACGCTCGAAACGCTCGTCGAAGCACCCTTTAACAAGATGCGGATGTGCATTTTTCCAAAAGATTACGTCTACAACAAAAATGAACCCGTCCACTACCCGTTTGAAGGAAAACCCTTAAAAGATTGGGACTTCACAAGATTCAACCCAGAATTCTGGCAGCACTTCGAGCAGCGCGTTCAAGACTTGTTGGACCTCGGTATTGAAGCAGACATCATCCTGTTTCATACTTATGACCGGTGGGATTTTGAAAACATGGATGCCGAAAGTGATGACCGGTATATCCGATATGCCGTCGCACGTTTAGCGGCTTTCCGTAACGTCTGGTGGTCCCTCGCAAATGAATTTGACATCATGCCTGCGAAACAGGAATCAGATTGGGACCGATTTTTCCAAGTTATCCGAGATCACGATCCCTATCAGCGTTTACGTGGCATCCATAACTGTAGACGTTGGTATGACCACAATAAGCCATGGGTAACACACACCAGCATCCAAACCTCTAACATGACCCAAGGTATCAACTATCGCACGCAATACGGAAAACCTGTTATCTATGATGAGTGCCGCTATGAAGGCGATGTTCCGCAGGGGTGGGGAAATATCACCGCAGAACAGATGGTCCAAAACTTCTGGGCAGGCACCGTTTCCGGGTGCTACGTCGGACACGGAGAAACATACAAACACCCGGAAGACCTCCTCTGGTGGGCAAAGGGCGGTGTGTTGCGCGGTGAGAGTCCATCGCGAATTGCATTTCTCAAAGACTTCATGGCGGATGCACCAGCGTTTGATACGCTTGAACCGATCGGCGATGCAGCGGGGAGATATGTCCTTGCCAAACACGGGGAATATTATCTCACTTACACAACCGATCCGCAGACGATAACACTGGATTTGAAGGGAGAACAACCCTATAAAGTCGATCGTATAGATACTTGGAACATGAAAGTCGTTCCAGTCGGTACGGCACAGCCCGGGGAATATACGTTCGCTGCACCGAACGGTGGTTCTGCCTATCGCTTTACACCGTACGCACCCGGCGAGAAACTCCGTCCGGAGGCGAAAGCATCCGCCGATGTGCTTCAGGGTAGTGCCCCACTTACAGTGACTTTCTCAGCAGCAGGCGATCTGGCACACCACTGGACTTTCGGAGACGGCACAACATCCACTGAATCGGATCCGACGCACGTTTACGAAAGCCTTGGTCAATACGTTGTAACGCTCACGGTGATGGACCCGGAGGGTGACACGGCAACGACATCTCTCGCAATTCACGTATCACCGGAAGCACCCGCTGACATCGGAACGCACACAGAATTCCCCGGTTCACGCGATGGGCTCGTTTTTCTCTGGCACGGCACGCTTGAAGACAGTGGAGATATTGAACCCCGCGGCGATGCAACAATCGGTGAAGATGGACGGATGAATCTGACCGGCGGTGCGTTTCTTGCAGAGGCTGTCAATGATACGCTGCTCGCAGCGTGTCAGGAAAGCAATCAATTAACACTTGAGTGTCTCGTTACAACGGAGAATCTGAATCAGGATGGTCCCGCCCGGATTATCACGTTTTCAAATGACATTACCCATCGCAACTTCACCTTCGGACAGGATGGAAATCGTTTTGCTGTGAGAATTCGCACGCCACGGACTGGATCAAACGGATTAGGCGGTGAGTTTTCTTTCGGTAAGATTGAGGCGGGGAAATCGACACACGCTATCGTTAGTTATTTTCAAGGAAACGTCTACTGCTATATCAATGGCGAACTTGTCCATGTTAGCAACGGAACGCAAGGGGATTTCAGCAATTGGGAACGCTATCGGTTGCTTTTCGGTGATGAAGCGAGTGGCGGTCGGAATTGGGAAGGCAAACTCAGCCGTGTAGCGATCTACAGCCGATTCGTTGGCGTAGAAGAAGCCGCGCATAAGTTCAAACTGGTTCAAGGTGAATAA